Proteins from a genomic interval of Aspergillus flavus chromosome 7, complete sequence:
- a CDS encoding GNS1/SUR4 family-domain-containing protein: MLKYSCTDRLIFISFFLSLLHYWPTSCCYIMAGPMLPMYFGLPDAHLFELPPDSHPLPSSPASRSQLSWDRPINISPALFYHTLDVKLPLLIATLYALTVCTLNYINRKRRNRPWPLSRSPLFHQFVLIHNVGLVLFSAWLTLGTYQTIKSTLMDQRNNPPLASAIHVLCKFDRKDELSYFLQRRVSESRSHLDLNDHRSEVVHPGVLEFDSLWDRGIDYYMWMFYMSKFYEIVDTMLLLVKGKKSSFLQTYHHAGVMLCTWAGVRYVSPPGLIGLMLNSVIHTIMYLYYTLTTLKVSIPGFLKRILTGMQIAQFILGSILAWSYIFISYDASIWPPLASINNKREENRGNESRTNIFFHEDNSQLIPCLDNSGQVLALLLTTVYLIPLTFLFVRFFIRSYLSGSKRKLVKH, translated from the exons ATGCTAAAGTACAGTTGTACTGACAGGCtgattttcatttctttcttcctatcTTTGCTTCACTACTGGCCTACCTCTTGCTGTTACATTATGGCGGGCCCAATGCTGCCAATGTACTTTGGACTACCTGATGCTCACCTTTTCGAACTTCCTCCCGACTCTCATCCCCTACCTAGCAGTCCCGCATCGCGGTCCCAGCTATCGTGGGATAGGCCGATCAACATAAGCCCGGCTCTGTTCTATCACACGCTCGACGTCAAACTACCTCTGCTTATCGCCACCCTCTACGCATTAACCGTCTGTACTCTCAATTACATCAATCGAAAGCGACGGAACCGTCCATGGCCCCTAAGCCGTAGTCCGCTATTTCATCAGTTTGTGCTCATCCATAACGTGGGCCTGGTGCTCTTCTCTGCATGGCTTACTCTGGGCACTTATCAAACCATTAAATCAACCCTAATGGATCAACGAAACAACCCACCTCTTGCATCTGCTATCCACGTACTTTGCAAATTCGACAGGAAAGACGAACTGAGCTATTTTCTCCAGCGCAGGGTATCAGAATCCCGTTCGCACCTCGACCTCAATGATCATAGATCGGAAGTTGTCCATCCCGGAGTACTGGAGTTTGATTCCTTATGGGATCGTGGTATTGATTATTACATGTGGATGTTCTACATGTCAAAATTCTATGAGATCGTCGATACCATGCTCCTCCTtgtgaaaggaaagaagagttCCTTTCTGCAGACTTATCATCATGCAGGTGTCATGTTATGCACATGGGCAGGTGTGAGATATGTGTCTCCACCCGGTCTCATTGGCCTTATGCTGAACTCGGTGATTCATACTATCATG TACCTTTACTACACCCTCACAACACTCAAGGTTTCAATACCTGGTTTCCTCAAGCGCATCCTCACTGGGATGCAAATCGCTCAGTTCATCTTGGGATCGATCCTGGCATGGTCATACATCTTTATTTCGTATGATGCGTCCATCTGGCCCCCCTTGGCCTCGATAAATAACAAACGTGAAGAAAACCGTGGGAATGAGAGTCGAACGAACATATTCTTTCATGAGGATAACTCCCAACTGATCCCCTGTTTGGACAACAGCGGACAAGTGCTTGCATTGCTCTTGACCACAGTCTATCTTATCCCGTTgactttcctttttgttcgGTTTTTCATCAGATCATACCTGTCAGGATCGAAGCGAAAGTTGGTAAAACATTAG
- a CDS encoding uncharacterized protein (of unknown function-domain containing protein) translates to MASTLQSVVSVFANANYFKSALIGVSIAFQVLAFAFLIPSAFTLRIIQSTWATAVEVLAGLISLIGLWIHGGSGYHTYIIPQVGLTILLLVRQSLGLYIHQKQKVHSGYVLEYLDRSYTIATMALFALGWYHVTAGSLESVGIRENYYNTLSHAVLLVLVMSEGFLLLSFAAGLWPNQRSLTPDYYDSVLLLACGLVMIVVLIVGYHADEDWHFFLGRLEHSSYTLMVLCGAAASLMISKRKGHHTKRNLIPALIIVVLGILFTSHHQEAMLGKKIHEVFGYTMVVAATFRIVEILVIPDWTVKASTDVHSNLPYVTPMVAVILSFVAFGSSRDLCQAIEGTGFMAPAYVAILYTCGLFYFCFLTALMHRIKDHWYPDGSDGKHEYSSLPEVQSDRFGCNQNWD, encoded by the exons ATGGCAAGTACTCTTCAATCGGTAGTTTCGGTATTCGCTAACGCAAACTATTTCAAGTCCGCTTTGATCGGGGTTTCTATTGCTTTCCAGGTACTGGCTTTTGCATTCCTGATACCTTCAGCTTTTACTCTGAGG ATCATTCAATCGACATGGGCCACAGCTGTGGAAGTTCTAGCCGGTTTAATATCGCTGATTGGGCTCTGGATCCATGGCGGTAGTGGATATCACACGTATATAATCCCCCAAGTCGGATTGACTATTCTTCTGCTCGTGCGACAATCATTGGGATTATATATTCATCAAAAGCAGAAAGTCCACTCGGGGTACGTTCTGGAATACTTGGACCGTTCTTACACTATTGCAACCATGGCACTTTTTGCCCTTGGTTGGTACCACGTAACAGCTGGATCCCTAGAATCCGTTGGTATTCGCGAGAACTACTACAACACCCTCTCACATGCAGTGCTCCTGGTGCTCGTAATGAGCGAAGGATTCCTACTCCTCTCTTTCGCTGCTGGGCTATGGCCCAATCAGAGAAGTCTGACACCCGACTACTATGATTCTGTACTGCTTCTTGCATGCGGCCTGGTAATGATTGTGGTCCTGATAGTCGGGTATCATGCAGACGAGGACTGgcatttctttcttggacGATTAGAACATTCGTCGTACACATTAATGGTGCTTTGTGGGGCAGCAGCTAGCCTCATGatcagcaaaagaaagggacATCATACTAAAAGAAATCTCATCCCAGCACTTATCATCGTGGTTCTCGGGATATTGTTCACATCTCATCACCAAGAGGCTATGCTGGGCAAAAAGATCCACGAAGTCTTCGGGTATACAATGGTGGTTGCGGCGACCTTCAGGATTGTGGAAATCTTGGTTATACCTGATTGGACGGTCAAGGCTTCAACAGACGTCCATAGCAACCTGCCTTATGTGACTCCAATG GTGGCCGTGATTCTTAGCTTCGTAGCATTTGGATCGTCGAGGGATTTGTGTCAAGCTATTGAAGGAACTGGGTTCATGGCTCCCGCATACGTGGCCATTCTATACACCTGTGGTCTTTTCTACTTCTGCT TTCTTACTGCCCTCATGCATCGCATCAAGGATCATTGGTATCCTGACGGAAGTGATGGGAAGCACGAATATTCATCTTTGCCAGAAGTGCAGTCGGACAGATTTGGATGCAACCAGAACTGGGACTGA
- a CDS encoding RTA1 domain protein, translated as MSNSWHGQHLACHPVIDGVRNLYGYQPSLAAGVFFSILFTILMILHVVHCIRRKTWWCMVFAIGCLVEVLGWDARTWSAKCPYTKSAFLMQLATLVIAPTFFSAGIYLLLGYIIRIFGRKSSYFRSDCYFWFFTVCDLISLVVQAVGGALASAALSAHRDMSNGTHIMIAGIAFQMASTLAFATCMVDCVLRTIHRPRGTIPKSVSFLFAAMVLSVLCICTRSIYRLAELSQGWTGYLITHEKYFIILDAVMMAIAVGIFVIFHPSLMVSAAANPPMGRRYRDLAPINVK; from the exons ATGTCAAACTCCTGGCATGGCCAGCACCTGGCCTGTCATCCAGTCATCGACGGTGTGCGGAATTTATATGGATATCAGCCTTCTTTGGCAGCTGGAGTGTTCTTCTCGATCCTCTTCACCATATTGATGATTTTACATGTTGTTCATTGTATTCGCAGAAAAACATGGTGGTGTATGGTCTTCGCCATTGGCTGCTTAG TTGAGGTCCTGGGGTGGGATGCTAGAACATGGTCGGCTAAATGCCCATATACCAAGTCTGCATTTCTTATGCAGCTCGCTACACTGGTCATAG CCCCAACCTTTTTCTCAGCCGGAATTTACTTACTCTTGGGGTATATCATCCGAATCTTCGGACGGAAATCTTCCTACTTCCGGTCAGATTGCTACTTCTGGTTCTTCACCGTCTGCGATCTCATTTCCCTCGTAGTCCAAGCGGTTGGGGGGGCTCTTGCTTCCGCTGCACTCAGTGCTCACCGTGATATGAGCAATGGGACCCATATCATGATTGCCGGTATTGCATTTCAGATGGCCTCAACACTCGCCTTTGCCACCTGCATGGTGGATTGTGTCTTGAGAACCATCCATCGCCCGCGAGGTACGATTCCCAAAAGCGTCTCATTTCTGTTTGCTGCTATGGTTCTCAGTGTTCTATGTATCTGTACTCGAAGTATATACCGGCTCGCTGAGCTGTCTCAAGGATGGACGGGTTATCTCATCACACATGAGAAATATTTCATCATATTGGATGCAGTAATGATGGCTATAGCAGTCGGAATCTTTGTTATCTTCCATCCTAGTTTGATGGTATCTGCAGCAGCTAATCCACCGATGGGAAGACGCTATCGGGATCTGGCGCCGATCAATGTCAAATAA
- a CDS encoding major facilitator superfamily domain-containing protein gives MSSEVTLRSGDSPFCLDDKAETARLSRLQLLGIAGIYIGVLLASSGDTLVVAVYNSIGSDFHDLSKGAWLLVSYSLGSCISSPTFGALDELFGRKTTLLWTYFLFAAGNILCGASTSMPQLVAARVLVGLTSAGIISSSSATVTGLIPSDKATWLRSYADVANTIGRSVGAAVGFLFTKTIGWRWCFYSNVPLILLCAFIVVHQIPPDSQKSSQSMDDSLPSEVQSIDWAGIFTLTITLVQLILFIQTLQPGQIQQARMLYITGAGSIFSISIFVWIETCWAHYPLLPLNSMKKAFGGYCLSQFLILSGRTGLLTSVVPYFTRANIGGDITTLLAGGMLLVGLPFGGILANHVVRRTRHYKRLGLITIILLVLTYLVVFLRWREGIHIWEIVFLFPSGLAAGMFLATQFIGMTAELTGNNLIQCTGTYYLFQQLGRILGPAIGFALIQGNFQARLNWKLRGLPNTSELVRNILNDDKFSRTLPVPMQDVVRECYLYGFQFAALFSIFSTIAALPIVVLVREAYLD, from the exons ATGTCTAGTGAAGTGACACTTCGATCAGGGGACAGCCCATTCTGCCTCGACGATAAAGCTGAGACCGCTAGACTAAGCCGATTACAGCTGTTAGGTATTGCTGGCATATACATCG GTGTTCTCCTGGCAAGCTCCGGGGACACGTTGGTTGTTGCCGTTTACAACTCTATTGGCTCGGATTTCCACGATCTCTCAAAAGGGGCATGGCTGCTTGTGTCGTATAGTCTAGGTTCTTGTATTTCTTCCCCTACA TTCGGTGCACTTGATGAACTTTTTGGAAGGAAGACGACGCTGTTATGGACATATTTCCTCTTCGCCGCTGGAAATATATTATG CGGAGCTAGCACTTCAATGCCTCAGCTAGTAGCAGCAAGAGTATTAGTTGGACTTACTAGTGCGGGAATaatttcctcatcatccgCCACTGTGACCG GGCTCATCCCATCCGATAAGGCTACTTGGCTTCGAAGTTACGCCGATGTGGCCAATACCATTGGGCGCAGCGTAGGAGCTGCAGTCGGATTCCTGTTCACAAAAACAATcggatggagatg GTGCTTCTATAGTAACGTGCCGCTGATTCTTCTCTGCGCTTTTATTGTCGTACACCAGATTCCACCTGATTCGCAAAAGTCCTCGCAAAGCATGGACGACAGTCTTCCTTCCGAAGTCCAGAGCATTGATTGGGCTGGTATATTCACACTCACAATCACATTAGTGCAACTaatcctcttcatccagacTCTTCAACCAGGCCAGATCCAGCAAGCCCGTATGTTATACATAACAGGGGCTGGGTCTATTTTCTCCATATCAATCTTTGTTTGGATAGAGACTTGCTGGGCGCACTATCCCCTACTCCCTCTTAACTCCATGAAAAAGGCATTTGGAGGATACTGTCTTTCACAATTCTTAATACTGTCCGGCCGGACCGGG CTCCTCACCAGTGTAGTTCCTTACTTCACTCGAGCTAACATTGGAGGTGATATCACAACTCTCCTAGCAGGTGGCATGTTACTTGTTGGCCTACCTTTCGGAGGGATTCTAGCAAATCACGTAGTCAGACG GACACGCCATTATAAACGCCTAGggctcatcaccatcattcTACTCGTGCTAACCTATCTTGTCGTCTTCCTGCGGTGGCGGGAGGGTATACACATTTGGGAGATAGTGTTCCTGTTCCCTTCAGGTTTAGCAGCGGGGATGTTTCTTGCTACTCAGTTCATTGGCATGACTGCGGAGCTAACAGGAAATAACTTAATACAATGCACAGGCACGTACTACTTATTCCAACAGCTGGGTAGAATTCTAGGCCCTGCCATAGGTTTCGCTTTGATCCAGGGAAATTTCCAGGCGAGATTAAACTGGAAGCTACGGGGTCTGCCTAATACCTCAGAG CTGGTCCGGAATATCCTCAACGATGACAAATTCTCTCGTACATTGCCAGTTCCAATGCAGGATGTTGTCCGTGAATGCTACTTGTATGGGTTTCAATTTGCTGCAC TGTTTTCGATATTCAGTACTATTGCGGCGCTGCCCATTGTTGTACTGGTAAGAGAGGCTTATTTGGACTAA
- a CDS encoding isoprenoid synthase domain-containing protein, protein MSQSVVVNPRPALKAKLTKEPFSIPNLKPYYKAWPAAVNPNYPGLKVALEARIKNLYPPKKAAKLIQDDYALLSSMWWPRATADRLQTCTFWFLWLFTWDDEIDQSTSDLFIHIHKANDFRKESLEYVKFCLGVGDDETAKWDFQNNPPNRPLIRSLDVIGAHLQKVYNHDQIMTFVNEIDYYMGCQQREQKRKLTGRLPFVAEYLETRMGTSAVTSIFADGNDIPRGIMIDPKMISLWYEVILNMSLSNDLLSLRKEIKHGDIDSMVPVLVSACGLTVRQAVKETEAEINRNIERFDQIADALLEEIKLTHPEKVDEVASYIVGCRYNQMANFLWSLTTTRYGLGDVVRDAGGRIPIVIENVN, encoded by the exons ATGTCTCAATCTGTCGTTGTCAATCCCCGGCCAGCTTTGAAGGCCAAGCTTACCAAAGAACCCTTCTCAATCCCGAATCTTAAGCCGTACTATAAAGCCTGGCCCGCCGCGGTGAATCCTAATTACCCCGGGCTAAAGGTAGCCTTAGAAGCCCGAATCAAGAA TCTCTATCCCCCTAAGAAGGCGGCAAAGCTGATCCAAGATGACTACGCCCTGTTGTCCTCCATGTGGTGGCCGCGTGCCACGGCAGACCGTCTTCAGACCTGCACATTTTGGTTCCTTTGGCTCTTCACATGGGACGATGAGATCGACCAGTCTACCTCCGACCTTTTTATCCATATCCACAAAGCCAACGATTTCCGGAAGGAGTCATTAGAATACGTCAAATTCTGTCTTGGGGTAGGAGATGACGAAACCGCCAAGTGGGACTTCCAGAACAATCCCCCGAACCGCCCACTCATTCGGAGTCTGGACGTGATCGGGGCACATCTACAGAAGGTCTATAACCATG ATCAAATAATGACCTTCGTCAACGaaattgattattatatGGGCTGCCAGCAGCGGGAGCAAAAGCGCAAGTTGACTGGACGACTTCCTTTCGTCGCCGAATACCTAGAAACTCGAATGGGAACCAGTGCTGTTACCTCGAT ATTTGCCGATGGAAATGATATCCCACGAGGTATAATGATCGATCCGAAGATGATTTCGCTTTGGTACGAGGTGATACTGAACATGTCGCTATCTAATGACCTCCTGTCACTGCGCAAAGAGATC AAGCACGGTGACATTGACAGCATGGTCCCTGTCCTGGTTAGTGCTTGTGGATTAACCGTCCGGCAAGCAGTCAAGGAGACTGAAGCAGAGATCAATCGGAATATCGAGCGCTTTGATCAAATTGCCGATGCACTATTGGAGGAGATCAAACTCACTCATCCGGAAAAGGTTGATGAGGTCGCTAGTTACATAGTTGGATGTCGCTACAATCAAATGGCCAACTTCTTGTGGAG CTTGACTACCACCAGATATGGCCTGGGTGATGTGGTTCGGGATGCTGGGGGCAGGATCCCAATAGTTATTGAAAATGTCAATTAA
- a CDS encoding endoplasmic reticulum-resident kdel protein (unnamed protein product), with protein MGPRMKLNTLHIVILALAAVLGISIWSLWLGVNSDRDNIHPLLNHLIPAGHCACQTSTIFKCDNCLQCPAQLPSHDTVTSSTPPTRTFLDPLEYSYNETHCTTLFPGLFEDPIRAQSFWIARHGIKRVDIDNIKMVDGMARVAIYQGRLYVLRALAKGEDHRRKILGILASIHRALVSAPQLAAILDTEIIFSVEDKLEDVAGPDHPLWVLARKATEESVWLMPDFGFWSWGHIDNRIGPYDEVVKHVEEQELPWDKKEDKLVWRGKLSFAPKLRRTLLEVARNYAWGDVKEVEWKNKANYLSMDKHCDYRFIAHVEGRSYSASLKYRQACRSVVVIHKLQYIQHHHYLLVSSGPQQNFVQVERDWADLPHKIQQLLENPTRARMIADNSVNVFRERYLTPAADACYWRALLQAWTTASPEITETMIDPTNVSNKGIRYESFLLLDPNCMMGFGA; from the exons ATGGGGCCGCGGATGAAACTTAATACCTTGCACATAGTCATTTTGGCGTTGGCTGCGGTTCTTGGAATCTCTATCTGGTCACTATGGTTAGGAGTTAACTCTGATAGAGACAACATCCATCCACTACTCAATCATCTAATCCCCGCGGGTCACTGTGCTTGCCAGACTTCTACTATCTTTAAGTGTGATAACTGTCTTCAATGCCCAGCCCAGCTGCCATCCCATGACACTGTTACGTCCTCTACACCTCCTACGCGGACTTTCTTGGATCCGCTTGAGTATTCCTACAATGAGACTCACTGCACCACTCTCTTCCCAGGTCTTTTTGAAGATCCCATCCGCGCCCAGTCATTTTGGATAGCCAGGCATGGAATCAAGAGGGTTGATATCGACAATATCAAAATGGTAGATGGTATGGCCAGGGTGGCTATCTACCAAGGACGGCTTTATGTTCTGAGAGCTCTAGCCAAGGGGGAGGATCACCGCCGTAAGATTCTAGGGATCTTAGCTTCAATTCATCGCGCCCTAGTCTCGGCTCCACAGCTCGCCGCCATCCTGGACACAGAGATTATCTTTTCTGTTGAAGACAAATTGGAGGACGTTGCTGGGCCAGATCATCCCCTTTGGGTATTGGCACGGAAAGCTACAGAGGAGTCTGTTTGGCTTATGCCGGACTTTGGCTTCTGGTCTTGGGGCCACATTGATAATCGGATTGGGCCATATGACGAGGTAGTCAAACATGTGGAAGAGCAGGAGCTCCCCTGGGACAAGAAAGAGGACAAGCTGGTCTGGCGTGGAAAGCTTAGTTTCGCCCCGAAGCTACGACGTACACTACTCGAGGTTGCACGAAATTACGCCTGGGGGGATGTGAAGGAGGTCGAGTGGAAGAACAAGGCTAACTACCTTAGTATGGACAAACATTGCGATTACCGGTTCATCGCTCACGTGGAAG GCCGTTCCTACTCTGCATCTCTCAAATATCGCCAGGCCTGTCGATCGGTAGTAGTGATTCATAAACTACAATATATTCAACATCACCACTATCTTCTCGTCTCGTCCGGTCCACAGCAGAACTTCGTTCAAGTGGAGAGGGACTGGGCAGATTTACCGCACAAGATACAACAGCTTCTCGAAAACCCTACCAGAGCTCGCATGATCGCAGACAACAGTGTGAACGTATTTCGTGAGCGCTATCTGACTCCAGCTGCTGATGCATGCTACTGGAGGGCGTTGCTGCAAGCGTGGACCACTGCATCGCCTGAGATCACCGAAACTATGATTGACCCAACCAATGTTTCTAACAAAGGGATTCGGTATGAATCTTTCTTACTGCTAGATCCTAACTGCATGATGGGCTTTGGAGCTTGA
- a CDS encoding putative glyceraldehyde 3-phosphate dehydrogenase (glyceraldehyde-3-phosphate dehydrogenase), whose translation MTAKVGINGFGRIGRIVFRNSFSHENTEVVMVNDPFIEVQYAAYMLKYDSTHGNFEYNVHIDGDSLVVNGKKVKFYAEKDPANIPWKEAGAEYIIESTGVFTTVEKASAHLKGGAKKVIISAPSADAPMYVMGVNEKTYAGADVVSNASCTTNCLAPLTKVLHEKFGVVEGLMTAVHAYTATQKLVDAPSKKDWRGGRAAAQNLIPSSTGAAKAVGKVIPELQGKVTGMSIRVPTSNVSVVDLTCRLEKGASYEEIITAIKEAAQGELKGILDYTEDDVVSSDIKGNPHSSIVDIKAGISLNPNFLKIVSWYDNEWGYSRRVLDLAAYIASVGK comes from the exons ATGACCGCTAAAGTTGGTATCAACGGCTTCGGCAGGATCGGTCGGATCGTATTCCGCAACTCCTTCTCCCATGAAAATACCGAAgtggtgatggtgaacgATCCATTTATCGAGGTTCAATACGCG GCATACATGCTCAAGTACGATTCTACCCACGGCAACTTTGAATATAATGTCCACATTGACGGTGACTCCCTGGTTGTGAACGGCAAGAAGGTCAAGTTCTACGCGGAAAAGGATCCTGCCAACATTCCATGGAAGGAGGCTGGAGCGGAATACATCATTGAGTCAACTGGCGTTTTCACTACGGTGGAAAAGGCAAGTGCTCATCTTAAAGGTGGCGCCAAGAAAGTCATTATCTCGGCGCCGTCTGCCGACGCACCCATGTATGTCATGGGGGTAAATGAGAAGACCTATGCAGGGGCCGACGTGGTGTCGAATGCCTCCTGCACTACCAACTGCCTCGCCCCTTTGACTAAAGTTCTGCATGAGAAGTTTGGTGTAGTTGAAGGCCTGATGACCGCCGTTCATGCTTATACTGCTACGCAAAAGTTAGTTGATGCACCTTCGAAGAAGGACTGGCGCGGCGGTCGTGCTGCTGCTCAGAACCTGATCCCGAGCAGTACCGGGGCGGCCAAGGCCGTTGGTAAGGTGATCCCTGAGCTCCAGGGTAAAGTGACCGGAATGTCGATCCGGGTGCCAACCTCCAATGTGTCCGTGGTTGACTTGACCTGTCGCCTCGAGAAAGGAGCCTCCTATGAGGAGATCATTACTGCGATCAAGGAAGCTGCACAGGGAGAACTAAAGG GTATTCTCGATTAcaccgaggatgatgttgtctCAAGTGACATAAAGGGGAACCCTCATTCGTCAATTGTCGATATCAAGGCTGGTATCTCTCTGAACCCGAACTTCCTCAAGATTGTGAGCTGGTATGACAACGAGTGGGGATACAGTCGACGGGTGCTAGACCTGGCAGCCTACATTGCCAGTGTTGGGAAGTAG